The proteins below are encoded in one region of Flavobacterium nackdongense:
- a CDS encoding DUF1573 domain-containing protein → MKNRITFIAIVMTSLFGYAQNGPKIEFRAKDNTIDYGTVSKKADTGIRTIEFTNTGDAPLIISNVLSTPGFSIPSKPNGAINPGETGTIQVKYSMIPGPIRKTITVESNAVNYPGGRIPLKIKGDVIAD, encoded by the coding sequence ATGAAAAATCGAATCACTTTTATAGCAATTGTAATGACTAGCCTTTTTGGTTATGCTCAAAATGGCCCTAAAATTGAATTCAGAGCCAAAGACAACACTATCGATTATGGAACTGTTTCCAAAAAAGCCGACACCGGCATTAGAACCATAGAATTTACAAATACTGGCGATGCTCCATTGATTATCAGCAATGTACTTTCAACGCCCGGTTTTTCTATACCTTCAAAACCGAACGGCGCCATTAATCCCGGGGAAACGGGCACAATTCAGGTAAAATACAGCATGATTCCAGGTCCCATTCGAAAAACCATCACGGTCGAATCGAATGCGGTAAATTATCCCGGCGGCAGAATCCCTTTGAAAATAAAGGGTGATGTAATTGCAGATTAA
- a CDS encoding valine--tRNA ligase, translating into MTIPAQFDAKTIENKWYDYWMKNKYFHSEPDHRTPYTIVIPPPNVTGVLHMGHMLNNTIQDVLIRRARLKGFNACWVPGTDHASIATEAKVVAKLKSEGINKSDLSREEFLKHAYDWTDKYGGTILEQLKQLGCSCDWDRTKFTMDPDMSASVIKSFVDLYNKGLIYRGYRMVNWDPEAKTTLSDEEVIYEEQQGKLFFLKYKIEGSEDFLTVATTRPETIFGDTAICTNPNDERFAHLKGKKAIVPICGRVIPIIEDEYVDVEFGTGCLKVTPAHDLNDKALGEKHNLEIIDIFNEDATLNSFGLHYQGKDRFVVRAEIAKELEENGDLAKTETHLNKVGTSERTKAVIEPRLSDQWFLKMEDLVKPAIQSVLVDGDIKLHPKRFDNTYAHWLNNIRDWNISRQLWWGQQIPAYFYGDGKEDFVVAENIEEALVLAQQTTNNKQLTINDLKQDADALDTWFSSWLWPMSVFGGIMDPENEDFNYYYPTNDLVTGPDILFFWVARMIIAGYEYTGKKPFTNVYLTGLVRDKQRRKMSKSLGNSPEPLELIEKFGADGVRVGLLLSASAGNDIMFDEELCNQGKGFTNKIWNAFKLIKGWEVSDSIPQPESSKVAIEWYEAKLQQTLLEIEDNFEKYRISDALMAIYKLVWDDFCSWFLEMIKPAYQKPIDSVTLAKAIEMLENNMKLLHPFMPFLTEEIWQLLAERTAEEALIVSTWPEIMPFNAQLISDFENTIEVISGIRTIRKDKNIPFKDTIELKVVNNDKFSTYFDAVVTKLGNLTSLEYVSDKVDGALSFRIKSNEYFIPITGNIDVAAEIEKLTAELVYTQGFLKSVQNKLSNEKFVNGAPEKVLANERQKEADALATIATLEQSLAGLK; encoded by the coding sequence ATGACAATTCCTGCACAATTCGACGCTAAAACTATTGAAAATAAGTGGTATGACTACTGGATGAAAAACAAATATTTCCATTCGGAGCCCGACCATAGAACACCCTATACGATTGTTATTCCTCCGCCAAACGTGACAGGAGTCTTACATATGGGGCATATGCTGAACAATACTATTCAAGATGTTTTGATTCGTAGAGCCCGTCTCAAAGGCTTCAACGCTTGTTGGGTTCCCGGTACAGACCACGCATCCATTGCTACAGAAGCTAAAGTGGTTGCCAAACTAAAATCAGAGGGAATCAATAAATCGGATTTGAGTCGTGAGGAATTTTTGAAACACGCTTACGATTGGACTGACAAATACGGAGGAACTATCCTGGAACAATTGAAACAATTGGGTTGTTCTTGCGATTGGGACAGAACCAAGTTCACGATGGATCCAGATATGTCGGCTTCTGTAATTAAATCATTTGTCGATTTATACAATAAAGGATTAATTTACCGCGGCTATCGAATGGTAAACTGGGATCCGGAAGCCAAAACGACTTTGTCTGATGAAGAAGTGATTTACGAAGAACAACAAGGAAAATTATTTTTCCTAAAATATAAAATCGAAGGTTCAGAAGATTTCTTAACGGTTGCCACAACTCGTCCGGAAACTATTTTTGGAGATACTGCCATTTGTACCAACCCGAATGACGAGCGTTTTGCACATTTGAAAGGCAAAAAAGCGATTGTGCCCATTTGTGGCAGAGTAATTCCAATTATCGAAGACGAATATGTAGATGTAGAGTTTGGAACAGGTTGTTTGAAAGTGACTCCTGCTCACGACCTGAATGATAAGGCATTGGGCGAAAAGCACAATTTAGAAATTATCGATATTTTCAATGAAGATGCTACACTAAATAGTTTTGGATTGCATTATCAAGGCAAAGACCGTTTCGTAGTACGTGCCGAAATTGCTAAAGAATTAGAGGAAAATGGTGATTTAGCAAAAACAGAAACGCATTTGAATAAAGTGGGCACTTCCGAAAGAACCAAAGCGGTAATCGAACCTCGTTTATCCGACCAATGGTTTTTGAAAATGGAGGATTTGGTGAAACCCGCTATTCAGTCGGTTTTAGTTGATGGGGATATCAAATTGCATCCTAAACGTTTTGATAATACCTACGCACATTGGCTAAATAACATTCGCGATTGGAATATTTCCCGTCAATTGTGGTGGGGACAACAAATTCCGGCCTATTTCTACGGCGATGGAAAAGAAGATTTTGTAGTTGCAGAGAATATTGAAGAGGCTTTAGTTTTAGCACAACAAACCACAAACAATAAACAATTAACCATAAACGACTTAAAACAAGATGCCGATGCACTCGATACTTGGTTTTCGTCCTGGCTTTGGCCAATGTCGGTTTTTGGAGGAATTATGGATCCTGAAAACGAAGATTTTAACTATTATTATCCAACCAATGATTTAGTGACAGGTCCAGATATTTTGTTTTTCTGGGTGGCTCGAATGATAATTGCGGGATATGAATATACAGGCAAAAAACCATTTACGAATGTGTATTTGACTGGTTTGGTACGTGACAAGCAAAGACGTAAAATGTCGAAATCTTTAGGAAATTCGCCTGAACCATTAGAATTAATCGAAAAATTTGGTGCCGATGGCGTTCGTGTAGGTTTGCTTTTGAGCGCTTCTGCAGGAAATGATATTATGTTCGACGAAGAATTGTGCAACCAAGGAAAAGGCTTTACCAATAAAATCTGGAATGCCTTCAAATTGATAAAAGGTTGGGAAGTTTCGGATTCGATTCCGCAACCAGAATCTTCGAAAGTGGCAATTGAATGGTATGAAGCCAAATTGCAACAAACACTTTTGGAAATCGAAGACAATTTCGAAAAATACAGAATATCCGATGCTTTAATGGCAATTTATAAATTGGTTTGGGACGATTTCTGTTCTTGGTTCCTTGAAATGATTAAACCGGCTTACCAAAAGCCAATTGATAGTGTAACTTTAGCGAAAGCCATTGAAATGCTTGAAAACAATATGAAATTGTTGCATCCTTTTATGCCATTCTTGACCGAAGAAATTTGGCAATTATTGGCAGAAAGAACAGCAGAAGAAGCTTTGATTGTTTCGACTTGGCCAGAAATAATGCCATTTAATGCGCAATTAATTTCGGATTTCGAAAATACGATTGAAGTGATTTCAGGAATTAGAACGATTCGTAAAGACAAGAACATTCCGTTCAAGGATACGATTGAATTGAAAGTAGTGAACAACGATAAATTTTCCACTTATTTTGATGCAGTGGTGACCAAATTAGGAAACTTAACGTCCTTAGAATATGTTTCGGATAAAGTGGATGGCGCATTGTCTTTCCGTATCAAATCGAATGAATATTTCATTCCGATTACTGGAAATATTGATGTTGCAGCCGAAATTGAAAAACTGACAGCTGAGTTAGTATACACCCAAGGATTCCTTAAATCAGTTCAAAATAAATTGTCTAACGAGAAATTTGTAAACGGTGCTCCAGAGAAAGTTTTGGCAAACGAAAGGCAAAAAGAAGCCGATGCATTGGCTACAATTGCCACATTGGAACAAAGTTTAGCTGGGTTGAAGTAA